From one Mycobacterium colombiense CECT 3035 genomic stretch:
- a CDS encoding D-2-hydroxyacid dehydrogenase family protein: MPKVAILDDYAGVALQVADWSAVQKRAEVTVFGRHLTEDEAADALRPFDVVCTLRERMAFPRTLIERLPHLKLITIVGRSLPNLDMAAAGEYGVLIAHSDFAHPRFRSMRDATPELAWGLMLATVRNLADEHRNMRDGGWQTSAGMTLSGKTLGLLGLGRVGRRMAEYATAFGMEVVAWSQNLTEEAAAGAGARRVEKAALFESSDVVSIHLVLSERTRGLVGAAELALMKPHAYLINTSRGPIVDEAALMAALETGRIAGAGLDVYDTEPLPKDHRLRLLPNVTLSPHLGYVTREMLGAFYSDTVESVAAWLDGEPIRIANPEVAQRG; encoded by the coding sequence ATGCCCAAGGTAGCGATTCTCGATGACTACGCCGGAGTGGCCCTACAGGTCGCCGACTGGTCGGCCGTGCAAAAGCGGGCCGAGGTAACCGTTTTCGGCCGGCACCTCACCGAGGACGAGGCGGCCGATGCGCTGCGGCCGTTCGATGTGGTCTGCACCCTGCGAGAGCGGATGGCGTTTCCGCGCACTCTGATCGAGCGGCTGCCCCACCTCAAGCTGATCACGATCGTCGGCAGGAGCCTGCCGAACCTCGACATGGCCGCGGCCGGCGAATACGGGGTTTTAATCGCGCATTCGGATTTCGCGCATCCCCGATTCAGGTCCATGCGCGACGCCACTCCCGAACTCGCCTGGGGGCTGATGCTCGCCACGGTGCGCAACCTCGCCGACGAGCATCGCAACATGCGCGACGGCGGGTGGCAGACCAGCGCGGGGATGACCCTGTCCGGCAAGACCCTCGGGCTGCTCGGCCTGGGCAGGGTCGGTCGGCGGATGGCCGAATACGCCACGGCGTTCGGGATGGAAGTCGTCGCGTGGAGCCAGAATCTCACCGAGGAGGCCGCCGCCGGCGCGGGCGCGCGCCGGGTCGAGAAGGCCGCGCTGTTCGAATCCTCTGACGTGGTCTCCATCCATTTGGTGCTCTCGGAACGCACCCGGGGCCTGGTCGGCGCGGCCGAGCTGGCACTGATGAAGCCGCACGCCTACCTGATCAACACCTCCAGGGGCCCGATCGTCGACGAGGCGGCTCTGATGGCGGCGCTGGAAACCGGGCGCATCGCCGGGGCCGGGCTGGACGTCTATGACACCGAGCCGCTACCGAAAGACCATCGGCTGCGGCTGCTTCCGAACGTGACCCTGTCACCCCACCTGGGGTACGTCACCCGCGAAATGCTGGGCGCCTTCTATTCGGACACGGTGGAGTCGGTGGCGGCCTGGCTGGACGGGGAGCCCATCAGGATCGCGAATCCCGAAGTGGCGCAACGGGGCTGA
- the ligD gene encoding non-homologous end-joining DNA ligase, with amino-acid sequence MAAAEELDVDGIAVRLTNPDKVYFPKLGSKGTKRHLVDYYRAVAGGPMLDTLRDRPTHLQRFPDGVDGEEIYQKRIPQHHPDYLQTCQVTFPSGRTADALKVTHPAAVVWAAQMGTVTLHPWQVRCPDTDHPDELRIDLDPQPGVAFEQARTVAVDVLRPLLDELGLIGYPKTSGGRGIHVFLRIATDWDFTEVRRAGIALAREVERRAPDLVTTSWWKEERGERIFIDFNQNARDRTMASAYSVRRTPIATVSMPLTWEELADAEPDDYTMATAADLVRDREDPWAAMDDAVQSIGSLLEMAEADEERGLGDMPYPPNYPKMPGEPKRVQPSRDRDLKADKG; translated from the coding sequence ATGGCTGCTGCAGAAGAGCTCGACGTCGACGGCATTGCGGTGCGCCTGACCAATCCGGACAAGGTGTATTTCCCCAAACTGGGGTCGAAGGGGACCAAGCGACACCTGGTCGACTACTACCGCGCCGTCGCGGGCGGCCCGATGCTCGACACGCTGCGCGACCGGCCCACCCACCTGCAGCGCTTCCCGGACGGCGTCGACGGCGAGGAGATCTACCAGAAGCGGATCCCGCAGCACCATCCCGACTATCTGCAGACGTGCCAGGTGACGTTTCCGTCCGGGCGGACGGCCGACGCGCTGAAGGTGACTCACCCGGCGGCGGTGGTCTGGGCGGCACAGATGGGCACCGTCACCTTGCATCCGTGGCAGGTGCGCTGCCCGGACACCGACCATCCCGACGAACTGCGCATCGATCTGGACCCGCAGCCCGGTGTGGCGTTCGAGCAGGCGCGCACCGTCGCGGTCGACGTGTTGCGGCCGCTACTCGACGAGCTCGGTCTCATCGGATATCCGAAGACCTCCGGCGGTCGCGGGATCCACGTGTTTCTGCGGATCGCCACGGACTGGGATTTCACCGAGGTGCGCCGCGCCGGCATCGCCCTGGCCCGTGAGGTCGAGCGCCGTGCGCCAGACCTCGTCACCACGTCCTGGTGGAAGGAAGAGCGCGGAGAACGCATTTTCATCGACTTCAACCAGAACGCCCGGGACCGCACCATGGCGTCGGCGTATTCGGTGCGGCGCACCCCGATCGCGACGGTCTCGATGCCACTGACATGGGAGGAGCTGGCCGACGCCGAGCCGGACGACTACACCATGGCAACCGCGGCCGATCTGGTCCGAGACCGAGAAGACCCTTGGGCCGCAATGGATGATGCGGTCCAATCGATCGGTTCCCTGCTGGAAATGGCCGAGGCCGACGAAGAGCGCGGGCTCGGGGATATGCCGTATCCGCCGAACTATCCGAAAATGCCGGGCGAGCCCAAACGCGTTCAGCCCAGCCGGGATCGAGATCTCAAAGCCGACAAGGGCTAG
- a CDS encoding ATP-dependent DNA ligase, which yields MDLPVMPPVSPMLAKSVRSIPPDASYEPKWDGFRSICFRDRDEVELGSRNERPMTRYFPELVAAVRAELPARCVIDGEIVIATDHGLDFEALQQRIHPADSRVRMLAETTPASFIAFDLLALGDDDYTRRPFRERRATLVEALAGSGPSIHVTPATTDLGTAHSWFGEFEGAGLDGVIAKPLDITYQPDKRIMFKIKHERTADCVVAGYRVHKSGAGAIGSLLLGLYQDDGQLASVGVIGAFPMAERRRLFDELQPLVTDFEHHPWNWAAHEAGERTPRKNEFSRWNAGKDLSFVPLRPERVVEVRYDHMEGRRFRHTAQFNRWRPDRDPRSCTYEQLEQPVTFSLGEIVPGLGSG from the coding sequence ATGGACCTCCCTGTCATGCCGCCGGTGTCGCCGATGCTGGCGAAGTCGGTGCGCTCAATTCCCCCGGACGCGTCCTATGAGCCCAAGTGGGACGGCTTCAGGTCGATCTGTTTCCGCGACCGCGACGAGGTCGAGCTGGGCAGCCGGAACGAACGGCCGATGACGCGTTATTTCCCCGAGCTGGTCGCCGCGGTCAGGGCCGAGCTGCCGGCGCGCTGCGTGATCGACGGCGAGATCGTCATCGCCACCGACCACGGGCTGGACTTCGAGGCGCTGCAACAACGCATTCACCCGGCCGACTCGCGGGTGCGGATGCTCGCCGAGACCACACCGGCGTCCTTCATCGCGTTCGACTTGCTCGCCCTCGGCGACGACGACTACACGCGGCGGCCGTTCCGCGAGCGGCGCGCCACCCTGGTCGAGGCCCTGGCGGGTTCGGGACCCTCGATCCATGTCACGCCGGCTACGACCGATCTGGGCACCGCCCACAGCTGGTTCGGCGAATTCGAGGGTGCCGGACTCGATGGCGTGATCGCCAAGCCGCTCGACATCACTTACCAGCCGGACAAGCGAATCATGTTCAAGATCAAGCACGAGCGGACCGCCGACTGTGTGGTCGCCGGCTATCGGGTGCACAAATCCGGTGCCGGCGCGATCGGTTCGCTGTTGCTGGGTCTGTATCAGGACGACGGCCAGCTCGCGTCGGTCGGCGTGATCGGTGCCTTTCCGATGGCCGAGCGGCGGCGACTGTTCGACGAATTACAGCCGCTCGTCACCGATTTCGAGCACCACCCGTGGAATTGGGCCGCGCACGAAGCCGGCGAGCGGACCCCGCGTAAGAACGAGTTCTCGCGTTGGAACGCCGGCAAGGACCTGTCGTTCGTGCCGCTGCGGCCCGAGCGGGTGGTCGAGGTCCGCTATGACCACATGGAGGGCCGGCGATTTCGTCATACCGCGCAGTTCAATCGGTGGCGTCCGGACCGCGACCCGCGTTCGTGCACCTACGAACAGCTCGAGCAACCGGTGACGTTCAGCCTCGGGGAGATCGTGCCGGGGCTCGGTTCGGGCTGA
- a CDS encoding haloalkane dehalogenase: MQTLRTPDDRFDGLPDFPYAPRYGEVPDDDGGSLRVAWVEDGPDSADPILMLHGEPSWSYLYRKMIPVLAEAGHRVICPDLVGFGRSDKPTRREDHSYARHVEWMRAVAFDVLDLRNVTLVGQDWGGLIGLRLAAEHPERFARVVVANTGLPNGEQPMADVWWRFREAVTKAPTLNVGAFVQGGCRRQMSEEERAGYDAPFPTDEHCAGPRAMPGLVPTSPDDPAAAANKTAWARLSVSPTPMLVAFSDSDPITGPMAAAFQREMRGAQGIEHPVIRDAGHFLQEDAGAELAGHIVEFLRR, encoded by the coding sequence ATGCAAACGCTGCGAACGCCGGATGACCGATTCGACGGCCTTCCCGACTTCCCTTACGCCCCAAGGTATGGCGAAGTGCCCGACGATGACGGCGGCTCCCTGCGCGTGGCCTGGGTCGAGGACGGCCCGGACAGCGCAGATCCGATTCTCATGCTGCACGGCGAACCGTCCTGGTCGTATCTGTACCGCAAGATGATTCCGGTGCTGGCCGAAGCGGGCCATCGCGTCATCTGTCCCGACCTGGTCGGGTTCGGCCGTTCGGACAAGCCCACCCGCCGCGAAGACCACAGCTACGCCCGCCACGTCGAGTGGATGCGGGCGGTGGCCTTCGACGTCCTCGACCTTCGCAACGTCACCTTGGTCGGCCAGGACTGGGGTGGGCTGATCGGATTGCGGCTTGCCGCAGAGCATCCCGAACGCTTCGCGCGGGTCGTCGTCGCCAACACCGGGCTGCCGAATGGCGAGCAGCCCATGGCGGACGTCTGGTGGCGCTTCCGCGAAGCCGTCACGAAAGCGCCGACGCTGAACGTCGGCGCTTTCGTGCAGGGCGGCTGTCGCCGACAGATGAGCGAGGAGGAGCGTGCGGGCTACGACGCGCCGTTCCCCACCGACGAACACTGCGCCGGGCCGCGCGCCATGCCCGGTCTGGTGCCCACGTCACCGGACGATCCCGCCGCGGCGGCCAACAAGACCGCCTGGGCCAGGCTGTCGGTGAGCCCGACACCCATGCTGGTCGCCTTCAGCGACAGCGACCCGATCACCGGGCCGATGGCCGCCGCCTTCCAGCGTGAGATGCGCGGCGCACAGGGGATCGAGCACCCGGTGATCCGCGACGCCGGCCATTTCCTGCAGGAGGACGCCGGAGCGGAACTGGCCGGCCACATCGTGGAGTTCCTGCGCCGCTGA
- a CDS encoding CDGP domain-containing protein: MKRGIVGGSAALLTAAGLIASAPPAGAGCQYGGPVLSKCDGPVQPDGTWQRCVAVTRLVPNGASSYLVPDNHCGLMGPGQQPSDFAFADPPTHID, encoded by the coding sequence ATGAAGCGCGGCATTGTTGGTGGATCGGCCGCCCTGCTGACGGCCGCAGGGCTGATTGCGTCGGCGCCGCCGGCCGGCGCCGGGTGCCAATACGGGGGACCGGTTCTGAGCAAGTGCGACGGACCCGTCCAGCCCGACGGCACCTGGCAACGTTGCGTCGCGGTGACCCGCCTGGTTCCCAACGGCGCCAGTTCGTATCTGGTCCCCGACAACCACTGCGGTCTGATGGGGCCAGGTCAGCAGCCCTCGGATTTCGCCTTCGCCGACCCACCGACGCACATCGACTGA
- a CDS encoding WS/DGAT/MGAT family O-acyltransferase, producing MELIKPTDAIFLLGESREHPMHVGGLQLFTPPPGAGRGFVRDLYKSLTAQRDFQPTFRKHPASLVGGIANLGWSYDEDIDVDYHVRRSALPSPKRVRELLELTSRWHSSLLDRHRPLWETHIVEGLKDGRFAVYTKVHHALIDGVSAQKLMQRALSTDPDDVEIRAPWSLRKPQRRSGPASPLASLARTAGSLAALAPSTIGLARAALFEQQLTLPFGAPKTMLNVKIGGARRCAAQSWSLDRIKSVKRAAGVTVNDVVLAMCSGALRYYLLEHDALPDTPLIAMVPVSLRTEEEADAGGNLVGAILCNLATDAEDPAQRLLTISESMRSNKKVFSQLSRFQALALSAVNTSALALAAVPGWVASTSPPFNIIISNVPGPTQPIYYGGARLDGNYPLSIALDGQALNITLANNAGNLDFGLVGCRRSVPHLQRLLAHLESSLKDLERAVGE from the coding sequence ATGGAACTGATAAAGCCCACCGACGCGATCTTTCTCCTGGGAGAATCTCGCGAACATCCCATGCACGTCGGAGGCTTGCAGTTGTTCACGCCCCCGCCGGGCGCCGGCCGCGGCTTCGTTCGTGACCTCTACAAAAGCCTGACCGCCCAGCGGGATTTCCAGCCCACGTTTCGCAAGCACCCCGCCAGTCTCGTCGGCGGAATCGCAAACCTGGGCTGGTCTTACGACGAGGACATCGACGTCGACTATCACGTCCGGCGTTCGGCGCTGCCGTCGCCCAAACGAGTCCGCGAATTGCTCGAACTCACTTCGCGGTGGCACAGCAGCCTGCTGGACCGCCACCGCCCCCTGTGGGAGACGCACATCGTCGAGGGCCTCAAAGACGGCCGGTTCGCCGTTTACACCAAGGTGCACCACGCACTGATCGACGGTGTCTCCGCGCAGAAGCTGATGCAGCGCGCGCTGTCCACCGATCCCGACGACGTCGAGATCCGTGCCCCGTGGAGCCTGCGCAAACCCCAGCGCAGATCCGGGCCGGCTTCTCCGTTGGCCTCGTTGGCCCGCACGGCGGGATCCCTTGCCGCGCTTGCCCCCTCAACGATCGGGCTGGCGCGCGCGGCGTTGTTCGAGCAGCAACTGACGCTGCCCTTCGGGGCGCCGAAGACCATGTTGAACGTCAAGATCGGCGGCGCCCGCCGCTGCGCGGCGCAGTCCTGGTCGCTGGACCGCATCAAAAGCGTGAAGCGGGCCGCGGGGGTGACGGTGAACGACGTCGTCCTGGCGATGTGTTCGGGCGCCCTGCGCTATTACCTGCTCGAGCACGACGCCCTGCCGGACACTCCGCTGATCGCGATGGTCCCGGTGAGCCTGCGCACCGAGGAGGAGGCCGACGCCGGCGGCAACCTGGTCGGGGCCATCCTGTGCAATCTCGCGACCGACGCCGAGGATCCCGCGCAGCGCCTGCTGACCATCAGCGAATCGATGCGCAGCAACAAGAAGGTGTTCTCGCAGTTGTCGAGGTTTCAGGCGCTGGCGCTGTCGGCCGTCAACACGTCGGCGCTGGCGTTGGCGGCGGTCCCGGGCTGGGTCGCGTCGACGTCCCCGCCGTTCAACATCATCATTTCGAACGTGCCGGGACCGACGCAGCCCATCTACTACGGGGGCGCGCGGCTCGACGGCAACTACCCGCTGTCCATCGCGCTGGACGGCCAGGCGCTGAACATCACCCTGGCCAACAACGCCGGCAACCTGGACTTCGGTCTGGTGGGATGCCGGCGCAGCGTGCCGCACCTGCAACGCCTCCTCGCGCACCTGGAGTCCTCGCTCAAGGATCTGGAACGCGCTGTGGGGGAGTAG
- a CDS encoding SDR family oxidoreductase translates to MSVLDGKIAIVTGTSRGVGVGIAHELLRAGATVIGCSRSALDGIPGIEPAWADRASQRVCDQGDYRSIDAFVADVVAGHGRVDILVNNAGGTVPAPHAESIPELVQRIQGAPAADDDYARTALFHAFAVQMNLISPLWFAIRAYRQMQSQDGVGCIINISSGAGHPAGSPTLVSYGAAKSGLNHLTRSLAEEWGPKVRVNCVALGPTMTENFRSFVLPKDDPDGAKYFAAVPLRRAGEPAEVGRVCVFLAGGQADFVNGTTIECDGGMLPGVLYDAGLKTITDLL, encoded by the coding sequence ATGAGCGTCCTCGACGGCAAGATCGCGATCGTCACCGGCACCAGCCGCGGCGTGGGGGTGGGCATCGCCCACGAACTGCTGCGCGCCGGGGCGACGGTGATCGGCTGCTCGCGGTCAGCGCTGGACGGCATCCCCGGCATCGAACCGGCCTGGGCGGACCGCGCTTCGCAACGGGTATGCGATCAGGGTGACTACCGCTCGATCGACGCGTTCGTCGCGGATGTCGTGGCCGGCCACGGACGAGTCGACATCCTGGTGAACAACGCCGGCGGCACCGTCCCGGCGCCGCATGCCGAGAGCATTCCCGAACTGGTGCAACGCATTCAGGGTGCGCCCGCCGCCGACGACGACTACGCGCGCACCGCGTTGTTCCACGCTTTCGCCGTGCAGATGAACCTGATCAGCCCGTTGTGGTTCGCGATCCGTGCGTATCGGCAGATGCAAAGCCAGGACGGCGTCGGCTGCATCATCAACATCTCGAGCGGCGCCGGCCATCCGGCGGGATCGCCAACCCTGGTCTCCTACGGGGCGGCCAAGAGCGGCCTCAACCATCTCACCCGCTCGCTCGCCGAAGAGTGGGGGCCCAAGGTGCGGGTCAACTGCGTGGCGTTGGGCCCGACGATGACCGAGAACTTCCGGTCCTTCGTGCTGCCCAAGGACGACCCCGATGGCGCGAAGTATTTTGCCGCCGTGCCGCTGCGCCGCGCGGGTGAGCCCGCCGAAGTCGGACGGGTCTGCGTTTTCCTGGCCGGCGGACAGGCCGACTTCGTCAACGGCACCACCATCGAATGCGACGGCGGGATGCTGCCCGGCGTCCTCTATGACGCGGGCTTGAAGACCATCACCGATCTGCTCTAG
- a CDS encoding NUDIX domain-containing protein, whose translation MAKLSAGVILYRTRDGVVEVLIAHPGGPFWARKDDGAWSVPKGEYTDGEDPWSAAQREFAEELGLAVPAGPRLDLGQLKQSGGKVVSAYAVHGDLDVTDARSNTFELEWPKGSGKLREFPEVDRVGWFAVATARIKLLKGQRGFLDRLMADPGVAGLSEGT comes from the coding sequence ATGGCCAAACTGAGCGCGGGCGTGATCTTGTACCGGACCCGCGACGGCGTCGTCGAGGTGTTGATCGCGCATCCGGGCGGGCCGTTCTGGGCCCGCAAAGACGACGGCGCGTGGTCCGTCCCGAAGGGCGAGTACACCGACGGGGAGGACCCGTGGTCGGCCGCGCAGCGAGAGTTCGCCGAGGAGCTGGGTCTGGCGGTGCCGGCCGGGCCGCGCCTCGACCTCGGGCAGCTGAAGCAATCCGGTGGCAAGGTGGTGAGCGCCTACGCCGTGCACGGCGACCTCGACGTCACCGACGCGCGCAGCAACACTTTCGAATTGGAGTGGCCGAAGGGATCGGGCAAGCTGCGGGAATTTCCCGAGGTTGATCGGGTGGGATGGTTCGCGGTGGCGACCGCGCGCATCAAATTGCTCAAGGGCCAGCGCGGCTTTCTCGATCGCCTGATGGCGGATCCTGGCGTGGCCGGACTATCCGAAGGGACATGA
- a CDS encoding SDR family NAD(P)-dependent oxidoreductase, producing the protein MTYSHPDSMRGHAAIVTGAAQGVGKGVATALLERGAEVLLVDIQEEALGRTTTELEAIGRVEQLVADLRDPDSARRIAAAAVDAFGTVHGLVNNAIATNEPKAFVDITTEDLALGYDVGPRATFLLMQAVHPLMVGAGGGSIVNLGSGTGTGGEPKWGGYAAAKEGIRGLSKVAALEWGRDNIRVNVICPFAESDGVKFWKSFAPKEYEKAVGRVPMKRIGDVRTDVGALVAFLLGSDATFITGQTIHVDGGIGCFR; encoded by the coding sequence ATGACGTACAGCCACCCCGATTCGATGCGCGGTCACGCCGCGATCGTCACCGGCGCCGCCCAGGGTGTCGGGAAGGGCGTCGCCACCGCGTTGCTTGAACGCGGGGCCGAGGTGCTGCTGGTCGACATCCAGGAAGAGGCTTTGGGCCGGACCACGACCGAGCTCGAGGCGATCGGGCGGGTGGAACAACTCGTCGCCGATCTGCGCGACCCGGACAGCGCGCGGCGCATCGCGGCCGCGGCGGTCGACGCCTTCGGCACGGTGCACGGCCTGGTCAACAACGCGATCGCCACCAACGAGCCCAAGGCGTTCGTCGACATCACCACCGAAGACCTGGCCCTCGGCTACGACGTGGGCCCACGCGCGACCTTCCTGCTGATGCAGGCCGTGCACCCGCTGATGGTCGGGGCCGGCGGCGGGTCGATCGTCAACCTCGGTTCGGGGACGGGCACCGGCGGCGAGCCCAAGTGGGGCGGCTACGCCGCCGCCAAGGAGGGCATCCGCGGGCTGTCGAAGGTGGCCGCGCTGGAATGGGGCCGCGACAACATCCGCGTCAACGTCATCTGTCCCTTCGCCGAATCCGATGGCGTCAAGTTCTGGAAGTCGTTCGCGCCCAAGGAGTACGAAAAGGCCGTGGGCCGGGTACCGATGAAGCGCATCGGCGATGTCCGCACCGACGTGGGCGCGCTGGTGGCGTTCCTGCTCGGCAGCGACGCCACCTTCATCACCGGTCAGACCATCCACGTCGACGGCGGGATCGGCTGCTTCCGATGA
- a CDS encoding DUF1330 domain-containing protein yields MAGLEPTPEQFAALAARPADAAVVMVNLLKFKPEGGVQSYLRYGREVAPHLQRVGATLRYAGGAPSVVIGDGERPWWDAILVVEYPNPQAFIDMVTTQEYATVHEHRAAGLDRGDLIATSTWSMASD; encoded by the coding sequence ATGGCCGGCTTGGAACCCACGCCCGAGCAGTTCGCCGCCCTCGCGGCGCGACCGGCCGACGCTGCGGTGGTGATGGTCAACCTGTTGAAGTTCAAACCCGAGGGCGGGGTGCAGAGCTACCTGCGGTACGGGCGGGAAGTGGCCCCACACCTGCAGCGCGTCGGCGCCACCCTGCGCTATGCCGGGGGAGCGCCGTCGGTGGTGATCGGAGACGGCGAACGGCCTTGGTGGGACGCCATTCTCGTCGTCGAGTACCCAAACCCACAGGCCTTCATCGACATGGTGACGACCCAGGAGTACGCCACAGTGCACGAACACCGCGCCGCCGGCCTGGACCGCGGAGATTTGATCGCGACCTCGACATGGTCGATGGCATCCGACTGA
- a CDS encoding TetR/AcrR family transcriptional regulator, with the protein MSGESLRDRQRAQIRADIRRAAFRLFVERGYDAVTTEEIATAAGVSPRTFFRHVPAKEELLLAPVRYGGAAIVNLLEGRPAGESPDVALINAIVTRTRSFEQADTEEWREALLVVPDLLDKVTVHRPADKERATKLIAERMGVDPDADLRPGLLVQLAFAAADFAFQQWVRQSGKPRPLDRYVADALDAVKSPHWKK; encoded by the coding sequence ATGAGCGGCGAGTCGCTCCGCGACCGGCAGCGCGCACAGATCCGGGCCGATATCCGGCGGGCGGCGTTCCGCCTGTTCGTCGAGCGCGGGTACGACGCGGTGACCACCGAGGAAATCGCCACGGCCGCCGGGGTTTCCCCGCGCACGTTCTTCCGGCACGTGCCGGCAAAGGAGGAGCTTCTCCTCGCGCCGGTGCGCTACGGCGGCGCGGCGATCGTCAATCTCCTCGAGGGGCGGCCCGCCGGCGAGTCACCCGACGTCGCGCTGATCAACGCCATCGTCACGCGGACACGCTCCTTCGAGCAGGCCGACACCGAAGAATGGCGCGAAGCCCTGCTGGTGGTGCCCGACCTGCTCGACAAGGTCACGGTGCACCGGCCGGCTGACAAGGAGCGCGCGACCAAGCTCATCGCCGAACGCATGGGCGTCGATCCGGATGCCGATCTGCGTCCGGGCCTGCTGGTCCAGCTCGCCTTCGCGGCGGCCGATTTCGCTTTCCAGCAATGGGTGCGGCAGTCCGGAAAGCCGCGGCCACTGGATCGATACGTCGCCGATGCGCTGGACGCGGTCAAAAGTCCGCATTGGAAGAAGTGA
- a CDS encoding VOC family protein, whose translation MDRALAFYRDVLGMDIVFETLISGEPFDAALHSSRKQEGRVVGGLLGGLMVELLSIGTNPPEQKQRRGITGIHNVSLSVTDLDDTHRRIIDAGYTPDQAPFEIAGVRMFFVKDPDGTPVEFIQLPGGARSTYEMHRGVRLQMGPAR comes from the coding sequence ATGGACCGCGCCCTGGCGTTCTACCGCGACGTGCTCGGCATGGACATCGTCTTCGAAACCCTCATCTCCGGGGAGCCTTTCGACGCGGCATTGCACTCGAGCCGCAAGCAGGAGGGCCGGGTGGTCGGGGGCCTGCTCGGCGGGTTGATGGTCGAGCTGCTGTCGATCGGCACCAACCCGCCCGAGCAGAAGCAGCGTCGCGGCATCACGGGCATCCACAACGTGTCGCTGTCGGTCACCGATCTGGACGACACCCACCGCCGCATCATCGACGCCGGCTACACCCCGGACCAGGCCCCCTTCGAGATCGCCGGCGTCCGAATGTTTTTCGTCAAGGACCCGGACGGGACACCGGTGGAGTTCATCCAGCTGCCCGGCGGGGCGCGCAGCACCTACGAAATGCACCGCGGCGTACGGCTGCAGATGGGACCGGCCAGATGA